DNA sequence from the Deltaproteobacteria bacterium genome:
CCGGCGGACGTGGCGCAGAACGCACGCGCAAGCTCTGCGGCGCGCGCGGCGAAGCGCAGCTCCGGCGGCGCCCGCCCGCTGTCCCAGGCGACGCCGGTGGGGGAATGCAGAATGTGTAGACCTGGAGACGGATCGGCGATCGCATGCAACTTGCGGTCGATTCCGACCACGAGCGCCGGCCGTCCGGCATCGAGCACGGCGTACTCGCCGGCGAGGAAGACCTTGCCGCACGCCTCGAGCCTGACGGTCATGAGACCACGCGCGCAGGACCCGCCGGTGCACAGACGAGGACATCGGCTACGCCCGGCACGCCGCGGAGCCGCGCCTCGACGGCGGCGGCGTCCGCGAGCGAAGAGATGGCGACGACGTGCGGTCCGGCGTCGATCGTCGCCCAGGCCTCCAGGCCGGAGGCGCGCAGCTCGCGCAATGCGAGCAGGCATGCGACGGTGACCGGCTGCCAATAGAGGATCGGCGGATCGGCCGCGAGCGCATCCGCGTGCATCCGCAGCGCGTTCCGCTCGGCCAGCGCGCCCAGGCCGGACAGATTGCGCGCCTTGAGCAGATGGATCGCGGCGGGCAGATCGCGCCGGCACTGCTCGATCCACGCCGCGTGATAAGGGGAGGTCTCCCGCGTGGCCCGCATTCCGTCCCGCGAGCCGATCGGCTTCGCGCCGGCCGCGCAAATGGCGATGCAGAAGCGCAGATCCCAGTGCGAGGGCGGGAACACTTGCCGCGCCGATTCGCGTTCCCAGACCGCCCAGCCGCCGGGGACGCTGCGGGCCGCGGACCCGCTGCCCAGCCGCGCCAGCGCCGAAAGCTCCTCGGGCGACTTGCGCAAGCCTGCCGCCGCGCAAGCGGCGACAGCCAGCGCCGCGAACCCGCTCGCGCTCGAGGCGAGTCCGGCGGCGGTGGGAAACTCGTTCCGTGAGTCGATCCGGGCGCGCTGCCGGATTCCTGCCGCGTCGAGCAGCGCGCGGGCGCGCCGTGGATCCTCCGGACGGCCGTCGAGCGTGAACGAGTCGGCGTCGGACTCCCCCAACGCCACCGTCGTGGTGGTGAGAAGCTTGTCGAGCGCAACCGAGAGCGAGCCCGCTTCGGGCAGGACCAGGGCATCGTCGCGCTTGCCCCAGTACTTGACGAGCGCGATGTTCGCGTGCGCTGCGGCCGTCGCTTTCACGCGCCGACCTCTACCGCGAAACCTCCCGTGTGCGCCGCGATTTCCCTCGCGCTCGCCTCGTCGCGCGCGAGTCCGATCGCGGCGCCGCCGCCTCCCGCGCCGGTGAGCTTCGCGCCCAGGGCGCCGGCCCGCCGCAGCGCGGCGACCGTCTCCTCCAACTCCGGGCAGGACACCCCCAGATCGCGGAGGACGGCGTGCGCGTCGTCGAAGGCCGCTCCGAGACCGACGAGGTCATCGCGCTCGAAGAGGGCGCGACCTTCCCGCGCCAGACCGCCGAGCCGCGCGAGCAGTGGATCGATGCGCGCATCGGTCTTGCGGCGCTCGGCGAGCGGCATCACGGTGCTGTGCGTCCCGCGCGCGATCCCGCTCAGCGCGATGGCGATGAACGCCGAACCCCGGACTGCCTCCACACGGGGCGGCTGGCCGCGCGTGAAGAAGATCACTCCTTCGCGCGCGCACGCAGCGGGATCGACGCCGGAGGGCGCTCCGTGCAGCACCCGCTCGATGCGCATCGCCAGCGCCGCTGCCTCCTCGACCGTGCACGCCGGTTTCAACGCGCGCGCCAAGGCGACACCCAGCGCAGCCGAGCTGCCCAGGCCACTGCCGAGCGGGATCTCGCTCTGGAGCCGCGCGTAGAAGTTTCCCTGAAACCCAGCCTCGCGCGCCATCGCCTGCACCGCTTCCAGCAGCGGAAACGGCGTCTGCATGCCGCCGGGCAGCTCGATGCGCGTCTCCGCCGCCGGCGTCAGATCAACGGTCACGTAGCGGGGTATCGAAGCCGCCAGCGCCGGATGCCCGTAGACGACGCTGTGCTCGCCGAGCAGCAGGACCTTGCCCGGGGCGCGCCCGCGCGTCATCCCCCGAGGCCCTCGATCCAGGTCCTGAGCGGATCGAGGATCACCGGCGTCGAGGCGCGAAGCGCCGCCGCGTCGCCAGCTCCGCTGAGCAGGAACGCTGCCCGGAGCGCGTCGAGCATACCGGAGAGCTCCGCCCGCGCCCCTTCGATCCCCGACTGGTGATGCGCTCGCACCAGCGGCAACGCAAAGCCGGCCGCGTCGGCGCCGAGCGCCAGCGCCCGCGCCGCGTCGAGACCGGAGCGCAGCCCGCCGGAACCGACGATCTGCATCTGCGGAGCAACCCTGCGAGCTGCGGCGATGCAGGCGGCCGTGGGGATTCCCCAGTCGCTCAAAAGCTCGCCGAGAGCCCGCGCCTGCGGGTCCTTGGCGCGAAGCTGCTCGACCCTGGGCCAGCTCGTGCCGCCAGCGCCGCTGACGTCCACCGCGCCGACGCCGCGCGCCGCCAGCTCCCGGACGACCGCTGGGCCAATCCCGCAGCCCGTCTCCTTCACGATCACCCTCTGCGCGCCGATCGCCGAAACCAGCGCCCCGATCGCGTCGAGGCATCCGCGGAAGTCGCGATCTCCTTCCGTCTGCACCAATTCCTGCGCGGCGTTGAGATGGATCGCTATGGCGTCCGCGGCAAGCATCTCGACCAATCGCAGCGCTGCTCCCGTGCCGCGCTGGGCCAGTTGTTGCGCCCCGAGGTTCGCGACCAGGAGCGGAGGCTTTGCGGGCTTGACGGCGAACGTGGGCAGCAGCTCCGGCTGGTCGAGGAGGATGCGCATCGATCCGACGCCGAACGCGACGCCTGCTTCTTCCGCCAGCGCGGCCAGGTCGCGGTTGATCCGGCCGGCGCGCTCCGTCCCTCCCGTCATTCCCACGATCATCAGCGGCGCGCGCAACCTCTTGCCGCACAGCCCGGCGGAAAGATCGATGTCGGCCAGCGCGAGCTCGGGCGTCGCCCGGTGAACGAGGCGCACGCAGGAGAACAGCGGATCGGCGCTCTCCGGCTCGACCTCGGGCCGTTGCACCAGGTCGAGGTGCTGCGACTTACGTTGCTTCAGATCGTCGTGCACAGCGGGGATGTACCACGGCGGATGCCTTTCGGAAGCGTACAGGCCGACGGCCGCCAATTGACGCGGGACCTCGCGGGCGTTACGGACCCGGCGTGAGAATCGCGCTGGCGCAGATCGATACGACGGTAGGCGCGTTCGAGGCGAACGCTGCCCGCATGTTGGAGAACGCGACCCGGGCCGCCGAAAAGGGCGCGCAGCTCGTGCTCTTTCCCGAGCTCGCGCTCTGCGGCTACCCGCCGAAAGACCTCCTCGAGCTGGGTGAGTTCGTCGATCGTTGCCGGGCCGTGCTGGAGGAGCTGTCGACCAATGCCGTGTTCGATCGCATTCCGGCGCTGGTTGGATTTCCCGAGCGCCACCGGGGCGCCGGCGCCGGCCTGTACAACGCCGTCGCTCTCATCCAGGGCGGTCGCGTCGCCGCCATCGTCCGGAAGTGCCTGCTGCCGACGTACGACGTCTTCGACGAAGGTCGCTACTTCGATCCCTCGCCGGAGTCGGGACCGCTGGTCGAGGTGGCGGGGACGCGGCTGGGCGTCTCCATCTGCGAGGACCTCTGGAACGACAAGCAGTTCTGGAAGGAGCCGCGGTACCTGCGCGACCCCGTCGAGGAGCTGGTCGCGCGAGGAGCGGAGATGATCGTCAACGTCTCCGCCTCGCCCTACGCCGTGGGCAAGCCGGAGATCCGGCGCAGGATGCTGGGC
Encoded proteins:
- the mvaD gene encoding diphosphomevalonate decarboxylase, with translation MKATAAAHANIALVKYWGKRDDALVLPEAGSLSVALDKLLTTTTVALGESDADSFTLDGRPEDPRRARALLDAAGIRQRARIDSRNEFPTAAGLASSASGFAALAVAACAAAGLRKSPEELSALARLGSGSAARSVPGGWAVWERESARQVFPPSHWDLRFCIAICAAGAKPIGSRDGMRATRETSPYHAAWIEQCRRDLPAAIHLLKARNLSGLGALAERNALRMHADALAADPPILYWQPVTVACLLALRELRASGLEAWATIDAGPHVVAISSLADAAAVEARLRGVPGVADVLVCAPAGPARVVS
- the mvk gene encoding mevalonate kinase, which encodes MTRGRAPGKVLLLGEHSVVYGHPALAASIPRYVTVDLTPAAETRIELPGGMQTPFPLLEAVQAMAREAGFQGNFYARLQSEIPLGSGLGSSAALGVALARALKPACTVEEAAALAMRIERVLHGAPSGVDPAACAREGVIFFTRGQPPRVEAVRGSAFIAIALSGIARGTHSTVMPLAERRKTDARIDPLLARLGGLAREGRALFERDDLVGLGAAFDDAHAVLRDLGVSCPELEETVAALRRAGALGAKLTGAGGGGAAIGLARDEASAREIAAHTGGFAVEVGA
- a CDS encoding type 2 isopentenyl-diphosphate Delta-isomerase; translation: MAAVGLYASERHPPWYIPAVHDDLKQRKSQHLDLVQRPEVEPESADPLFSCVRLVHRATPELALADIDLSAGLCGKRLRAPLMIVGMTGGTERAGRINRDLAALAEEAGVAFGVGSMRILLDQPELLPTFAVKPAKPPLLVANLGAQQLAQRGTGAALRLVEMLAADAIAIHLNAAQELVQTEGDRDFRGCLDAIGALVSAIGAQRVIVKETGCGIGPAVVRELAARGVGAVDVSGAGGTSWPRVEQLRAKDPQARALGELLSDWGIPTAACIAAARRVAPQMQIVGSGGLRSGLDAARALALGADAAGFALPLVRAHHQSGIEGARAELSGMLDALRAAFLLSGAGDAAALRASTPVILDPLRTWIEGLGG